In Rhizobium lusitanum, a genomic segment contains:
- a CDS encoding BMP family ABC transporter substrate-binding protein — translation MIDLRSLSRRGFLNMSAAGAAALTLPAGLASQALAAASFPAIKEEDAVVGFGHVGPISDEGWTWAHHQGLLAVKAAYPKLKKILEVENIPYSADATRTYRQFVSQGANIIFDTSSNGDFLHAVVKQAPEVAFLECGGLVNMDNLGWYYLAHWYPTYVIGVAAGHLSKTGKLGYVASFPVSSVFASTNAFLMGARSVNPNATLQTIAINSWFDPQAATQAGTALIDNGCDFLFGIMDEAGYLQVAEKRGVWAAMWNTDVRRYGPNSYVSSVLIDFNKFYVDQVGKRLAGTWAPSDTLFALGAGVDRDKWGEKVPADVAAAADAVREKIIGGWSPFAGEIKDSTGKVRVAAGQAMTDNDLYTWDWSVEGVTGLSA, via the coding sequence ATGATTGACTTGCGTTCGCTGTCCCGTCGCGGATTTTTGAATATGAGCGCTGCCGGCGCGGCTGCCTTGACGCTGCCTGCCGGCCTTGCCAGCCAGGCGCTCGCGGCGGCATCCTTTCCCGCCATCAAGGAAGAGGACGCGGTCGTTGGCTTCGGCCATGTCGGGCCGATTTCGGATGAGGGCTGGACCTGGGCGCACCACCAGGGCCTGCTCGCGGTCAAGGCCGCCTATCCAAAGCTGAAAAAGATTCTCGAAGTCGAGAACATCCCCTATTCGGCCGATGCGACCCGCACCTATCGCCAGTTTGTCAGCCAGGGCGCCAACATCATCTTCGATACGTCCTCGAATGGTGACTTCCTGCATGCCGTCGTCAAGCAGGCCCCCGAGGTTGCCTTCCTGGAATGCGGCGGCCTCGTCAACATGGACAATCTCGGCTGGTATTACCTGGCGCACTGGTATCCGACCTATGTCATCGGCGTTGCCGCTGGCCACCTGTCGAAGACCGGCAAGCTTGGCTATGTCGCCTCCTTCCCCGTCTCGTCGGTGTTCGCCTCCACCAACGCCTTCCTGATGGGCGCCCGTTCCGTCAATCCGAATGCGACGCTGCAGACCATCGCCATCAATTCCTGGTTCGACCCGCAGGCTGCCACCCAGGCCGGCACGGCGCTCATCGATAATGGTTGCGACTTCCTGTTCGGCATCATGGATGAAGCCGGTTACCTCCAGGTCGCCGAAAAGCGTGGCGTCTGGGCCGCCATGTGGAACACCGACGTCCGCCGCTATGGCCCGAATTCCTACGTCTCCTCCGTCCTCATCGATTTCAACAAGTTCTATGTCGATCAGGTCGGCAAGCGCCTTGCCGGCACCTGGGCGCCAAGCGACACGCTTTTCGCGCTGGGCGCCGGCGTCGATCGTGACAAATGGGGCGAGAAGGTTCCGGCCGATGTCGCTGCTGCCGCCGACGCGGTACGCGAGAAGATCATCGGCGGCTGGTCGCCGTTTGCAGGCGAGATCAAGGATTCGACCGGCAAGGTCCGCGTCGCCGCCGGCCAGGCGATGACCGACAACGATCTCTACACCTGGGATTGGTCGGTCGAAGGCGTCACGGGCCTCAGCGCCTGA
- a CDS encoding ABC transporter ATP-binding protein: MQLKGIAKYFPGVIANENVDLDVLPGEIHALLGENGAGKSTLMNILTGIYQPDAGEIIIDGYAKQFASPLQAIAAGIGMVHQHFKLVQAFTVAENIHLGWSETPRRASAQVLEARTATLAAKFNLQTRPGARVSDLSTGEQQRVEILRVLTRQARVLILDEPTAVLTPAEARELFKALRDFVAQGNAVIFISHKLDEVLEISDRISILRGGRKIATEKTADCNPRMLAKLMVGRDIVLADMRQRAAGAAPISPDPVLSLDNVSALNDAGDEALHGISLQVHAGEILGVAGVAGNGQRELSQVLAGMRPISGGRILIEGAPVGRSNAAAFVERGIGHIPEDRLHSGLAPALSITVNAVMREYKHPPVSSGGAYRPSSATALAKEIAAVADVAIPDFAMPIRNLSGGNQQRLVARREMRIANKVLIAAYPSRGLDVGAINTMLRYIVELRDAGAGIVLISEELEELLNLSDRIAVLYEGRVMGVVDNDKADIDQIGLMMGGRAQTSEVA; encoded by the coding sequence GTGCAACTCAAGGGCATCGCCAAATATTTTCCGGGTGTCATCGCCAACGAGAATGTCGATCTCGACGTTTTGCCGGGCGAGATCCATGCACTGCTCGGCGAAAACGGCGCCGGCAAATCGACCTTGATGAACATCCTGACCGGTATTTACCAACCCGATGCCGGCGAGATCATCATCGACGGCTATGCCAAGCAGTTTGCCTCGCCGCTTCAGGCGATCGCCGCCGGCATCGGCATGGTGCATCAGCATTTCAAATTGGTGCAGGCCTTCACCGTGGCCGAGAACATCCATCTCGGCTGGTCGGAGACGCCGCGCCGTGCCTCGGCGCAGGTATTGGAAGCGCGCACGGCCACATTGGCTGCGAAATTCAACCTACAGACCCGTCCCGGCGCCCGCGTCAGCGATCTTTCAACCGGCGAGCAGCAGCGCGTCGAGATCCTGCGCGTCCTGACGCGGCAGGCCCGCGTGCTGATCCTCGACGAACCGACCGCTGTGCTGACGCCGGCTGAAGCCCGCGAACTGTTCAAGGCGCTGCGCGATTTCGTGGCCCAGGGCAACGCCGTTATCTTCATCAGCCACAAGCTCGATGAAGTCCTGGAGATTTCCGATCGCATCAGCATCCTGCGCGGCGGTCGCAAGATCGCCACGGAGAAGACGGCCGACTGCAATCCGCGCATGCTGGCAAAATTGATGGTGGGACGCGACATCGTGCTTGCCGATATGCGGCAACGGGCGGCAGGGGCCGCACCGATCTCGCCCGACCCGGTGCTTAGCCTCGACAATGTGTCCGCCCTTAACGATGCCGGCGACGAAGCCTTGCATGGTATCTCGCTGCAGGTTCATGCAGGCGAGATTTTGGGAGTTGCGGGCGTAGCGGGCAATGGCCAGCGTGAACTCAGCCAGGTGCTGGCGGGCATGCGGCCGATCAGCGGCGGACGCATCCTGATCGAAGGGGCGCCTGTTGGGCGTAGCAATGCCGCCGCCTTCGTCGAGCGCGGTATCGGCCATATCCCTGAAGACCGATTGCATAGTGGACTGGCACCCGCGCTCAGCATTACCGTCAATGCCGTGATGCGCGAATACAAGCACCCTCCGGTTTCATCCGGGGGTGCCTATCGCCCAAGTTCTGCGACGGCGCTTGCCAAGGAAATCGCAGCAGTCGCAGATGTCGCTATCCCGGATTTCGCCATGCCCATCCGCAACCTCTCGGGCGGAAACCAGCAGCGCCTCGTCGCCCGCCGCGAGATGCGTATCGCGAACAAGGTGCTGATTGCCGCCTATCCAAGCCGAGGCCTCGACGTCGGCGCCATCAATACAATGCTGCGCTATATCGTCGAATTACGCGACGCCGGTGCGGGGATCGTGCTGATTTCCGAGGAATTGGAAGAACTCTTGAACCTCTCGGACCGCATCGCCGTCCTCTACGAAGGCAGGGTCATGGGGGTCGTCGACAACGACAAGGCCGATATCGACCAGATCGGTCTCATGATGGGCGGCCGCGCCCAAACGAGCGAGGTTGCCTGA
- a CDS encoding ABC transporter permease: MAASWRLQRMPSASPAIAFGARIAAIVLALVFASLILAATGANPLELATEVIDASFGSSFGLQDLGVLVVPLILTGLSVAVGQQIGVWNIGAEGQFYAGAFGAATVGLFVPGPPVVILPLMFVAGLAGGAVWILIPTLARAYGNVNELITTLLLNFVAILLVFYVSTGAWRDRMSNSATRRLSAEIPELWGSVHWGFAIAILAALAVAAVLAFSRWGYEVRLVGSNPSAAHYAGMPARRHLITVMLLSGAIAGLAGMLEIAGTVHRLQGGISNNYGYLGIMVAVLARNSAIGVIFSAALMAFILNSGIILQTQGLTTSAVLAITGLILFLTAIGDELAHYRIARDKV; this comes from the coding sequence ATGGCCGCATCCTGGCGTCTACAGCGCATGCCCTCCGCCTCGCCCGCCATTGCCTTTGGCGCGCGCATCGCCGCCATTGTTCTGGCATTGGTCTTCGCCAGCCTCATCCTGGCCGCCACCGGTGCCAATCCGCTCGAACTTGCCACGGAAGTGATTGATGCGAGCTTCGGCTCCAGCTTTGGTCTTCAGGATCTCGGCGTTCTTGTCGTCCCTCTGATCTTAACTGGGCTTTCGGTTGCGGTCGGCCAGCAGATCGGCGTCTGGAACATCGGCGCCGAGGGGCAATTCTACGCGGGTGCCTTTGGCGCCGCCACGGTCGGCCTTTTCGTGCCCGGTCCGCCGGTCGTGATCCTGCCGTTGATGTTCGTTGCCGGCCTTGCCGGCGGCGCTGTCTGGATCCTCATCCCGACGCTCGCCCGCGCCTATGGCAACGTCAACGAGCTGATCACCACGCTGCTCCTCAACTTCGTCGCCATCCTCCTGGTCTTCTATGTCTCCACCGGCGCCTGGCGCGACCGGATGTCAAACTCAGCGACGCGGAGACTATCGGCCGAGATTCCGGAATTGTGGGGATCGGTCCATTGGGGGTTTGCAATCGCCATTCTGGCCGCACTTGCCGTGGCGGCAGTTCTCGCCTTCTCACGTTGGGGTTATGAGGTGCGCCTCGTCGGCTCCAATCCGTCTGCGGCGCATTACGCCGGCATGCCGGCACGCCGCCATCTCATCACCGTCATGCTGCTCTCCGGCGCAATCGCTGGTCTTGCCGGCATGCTGGAGATCGCCGGCACGGTACACCGGTTGCAGGGTGGCATTTCCAACAACTACGGCTATCTCGGCATCATGGTCGCGGTTCTCGCGCGCAACTCCGCCATCGGCGTCATCTTCTCCGCCGCGCTGATGGCCTTCATCCTCAATTCCGGCATCATCCTGCAAACCCAGGGGCTGACGACGTCAGCGGTGCTGGCAATCACCGGCCTTATCCTGTTCCTGACGGCGATCGGCGACGAACTCGCCCACTACCGCATCGCCCGCGACAAGGTTTGA
- a CDS encoding ABC transporter permease, whose translation MELLTGLLTTAFLAGGVLALAALGEVLAERVGVVNLGVEGLMAMGAITAIATVAAFPSPAIGFIAALAVGAIFGMVFATATVLLRANQVLCGLALTLMGNGIASSIGRAYSGMPARATFSGIEIPLLSDIPILGKAFFSQNILVYLIYIILPVALSYIMFRTRHGLNLRAVGENPAAADAAGISVNLIRFAYVTAGSALAAGAGAYLTLAFVPSWSDGVIAGRGWIAVALVIFAGYRPIPAVLSGLLFGLITALGFVGQARGWPIAPAFLSMLPYLGTMAFIIVPVLAWQRMRRIMAAPAAIGLPYYRDVR comes from the coding sequence ATGGAACTTCTGACCGGCCTCCTCACCACAGCCTTCCTCGCCGGCGGCGTGCTGGCGCTTGCCGCTCTCGGCGAAGTGCTTGCCGAACGTGTCGGTGTCGTCAATCTCGGTGTCGAGGGCCTGATGGCCATGGGGGCCATCACGGCAATCGCGACGGTCGCCGCCTTCCCATCGCCGGCCATCGGCTTTATCGCGGCGCTGGCAGTCGGCGCGATCTTCGGCATGGTCTTTGCCACCGCCACCGTTTTGCTGCGCGCCAATCAGGTGCTCTGTGGTCTGGCGTTGACGCTGATGGGCAACGGCATCGCCTCCAGCATCGGCCGCGCCTATTCCGGCATGCCGGCACGCGCCACCTTTTCCGGGATCGAGATCCCGCTGCTGAGTGATATCCCCATTCTCGGCAAGGCGTTCTTCTCGCAGAACATCCTTGTCTACCTCATCTATATCATTCTGCCGGTGGCACTGAGCTACATCATGTTCCGCACCCGCCACGGCCTCAACCTGCGTGCCGTCGGTGAAAACCCGGCGGCAGCGGATGCCGCCGGCATTTCAGTCAATCTCATCCGCTTCGCCTATGTGACGGCCGGCTCGGCGCTTGCAGCCGGGGCCGGCGCCTACCTGACGCTTGCCTTCGTGCCCTCCTGGTCCGACGGCGTGATAGCCGGGCGCGGCTGGATCGCGGTGGCGCTGGTGATCTTTGCCGGCTATCGGCCGATCCCGGCTGTTCTTTCCGGTCTGCTATTCGGCCTCATCACCGCGCTCGGCTTCGTGGGTCAGGCGCGCGGCTGGCCAATCGCGCCCGCCTTTCTGTCCATGCTGCCCTATCTCGGCACCATGGCCTTCATTATCGTGCCGGTCCTTGCCTGGCAGCGCATGCGCCGTATCATGGCCGCACCCGCCGCAATCGGCCTGCCCTATTATCGCGATGTCCGCTAA
- a CDS encoding aromatic ring-hydroxylating oxygenase subunit alpha, whose protein sequence is MSQCSDKAALDQWYALETEKEIPFGTSANRLLGTNLTVTRDRDGTVLVKADGREEPLPLIKRFGLVWTTLGTPAGGLFDLPEADEPDRRVVNCGTVAVRASGLRIVENFLDLAHFPFVHTDILGAEPHTEVTQYNVEIRRDVDEVWATNCQFFQPQAALSASEGIMTDYIYRVMTPFTTLLYKTCPNAANRWDVICLFVQPLDPDRCRAHPVMFLIDDVSTTTELVHFQQLIFLQDRIILENQRPVLLPLEPRAEIPTRADATSIAYRRWLKEKGITYGTTIMAA, encoded by the coding sequence ATGAGCCAATGTTCCGACAAGGCAGCCCTCGATCAGTGGTATGCGCTTGAGACAGAAAAGGAGATTCCGTTCGGAACCTCCGCAAACCGTCTTCTCGGCACCAATCTCACGGTCACGCGCGACAGGGACGGCACGGTCCTTGTCAAAGCCGATGGACGGGAAGAGCCGCTGCCGCTGATCAAGCGCTTCGGCCTCGTCTGGACCACGCTCGGCACACCGGCCGGTGGTCTTTTCGATTTGCCGGAAGCCGATGAGCCGGATCGGCGCGTCGTCAATTGCGGCACGGTCGCGGTGCGCGCCTCCGGCCTCAGGATCGTCGAGAACTTCCTCGACCTGGCGCATTTTCCCTTCGTCCACACCGATATCCTCGGCGCCGAACCGCATACCGAGGTGACGCAGTACAATGTCGAGATCCGCCGCGACGTCGATGAGGTGTGGGCAACCAATTGCCAGTTCTTCCAGCCGCAGGCGGCCCTTTCGGCCAGCGAAGGTATCATGACCGACTACATCTATCGCGTCATGACCCCGTTCACGACCCTGCTCTACAAGACCTGCCCGAATGCGGCCAACCGCTGGGACGTGATCTGCCTCTTCGTGCAGCCGCTCGATCCCGACCGCTGCCGCGCCCATCCAGTGATGTTCCTGATCGACGACGTTTCGACCACGACGGAGCTGGTGCATTTCCAGCAGCTCATCTTCCTGCAGGACCGCATCATTCTTGAGAACCAGCGCCCCGTACTGCTACCGCTGGAGCCGCGCGCCGAAATCCCGACGCGGGCCGACGCCACCTCGATTGCCTATCGTCGCTGGCTGAAGGAAAAAGGCATTACTTACGGCACGACGATCATGGCCGCCTGA
- the guaD gene encoding guanine deaminase translates to MDLRGKTLSASGFHSPERGTIDVLDDVLIEIDADGVITAVHRHGDPNYRTIRDARDASGELVTLPAGSYILPGFVDLHVHAPQYPQLGDALDVPLEVWLQKYTFPLEARYQDAAFARRVYGLLVEDLLANGTTTALYFATIHQEATRVLVDTCLEKGQRALIGKVAMDNAEECPDYYRDLTPEEALDGTRALIDYVRGHPDNHEGRVLPVVTPRFIPSCTDATLEGLGAIAKECGCHVQTHCSESDWAHGYVLARHGMTDTDSLDRFGLLGRKTVLAHANFLTAKDMETVKARKAAVAHCPLSNAYFANAVFPLRAALEKGLHVGLGTDISGGPSASMLENARGAILVSRMLQSGVDPNLPPAARSTFGPAQIDFRDAFYIATSGGGIALDLPVGQFAPGYQFDAVLIDTEAEKGTVRLFEDRDEGEGILQKIIYTASKPNLTTTWVGGRKV, encoded by the coding sequence ATGGATTTACGCGGCAAGACGCTGAGCGCATCGGGTTTTCATTCGCCCGAACGCGGTACCATCGATGTTCTGGACGACGTGCTGATCGAGATCGATGCCGACGGCGTGATCACCGCCGTTCATCGCCACGGCGATCCGAATTACCGGACCATCCGCGATGCGCGTGACGCCTCCGGCGAGCTGGTGACCCTGCCGGCTGGTTCTTATATCCTGCCCGGCTTCGTCGATCTGCATGTGCACGCCCCGCAATATCCGCAGCTCGGCGACGCGCTCGACGTGCCTCTTGAGGTTTGGCTTCAGAAATACACCTTCCCGCTGGAAGCGCGCTATCAGGACGCCGCCTTTGCCCGCCGCGTCTATGGCCTGCTGGTCGAAGACCTGCTGGCCAACGGCACGACGACTGCCCTCTATTTTGCCACCATCCATCAGGAGGCGACGCGGGTGCTGGTCGATACCTGCCTTGAAAAAGGTCAGCGTGCCCTGATCGGCAAGGTGGCGATGGACAATGCCGAGGAATGCCCGGACTATTATCGCGACCTGACGCCGGAGGAGGCGCTCGACGGCACACGGGCGCTGATCGATTACGTACGTGGCCATCCGGACAATCATGAAGGACGTGTCCTGCCGGTCGTCACGCCACGCTTCATTCCCTCCTGCACCGATGCGACGCTCGAAGGTCTCGGTGCCATCGCCAAGGAATGCGGCTGCCATGTGCAGACCCATTGCTCGGAGAGCGATTGGGCGCATGGCTATGTGCTCGCCCGCCATGGCATGACGGATACGGATAGCCTCGATCGCTTCGGCCTCCTCGGACGAAAGACCGTGCTGGCGCATGCCAACTTTCTGACGGCGAAGGACATGGAGACCGTCAAGGCGCGCAAGGCAGCGGTAGCGCATTGCCCGCTGTCGAATGCCTATTTCGCCAATGCCGTCTTTCCCTTGCGGGCAGCTCTGGAAAAGGGGTTGCATGTCGGTCTTGGCACCGACATTTCCGGCGGCCCGAGCGCGTCGATGCTGGAAAACGCGCGCGGCGCGATCCTCGTCTCGCGGATGTTGCAAAGCGGCGTCGACCCGAACCTGCCACCTGCCGCCCGCTCGACTTTCGGCCCGGCGCAGATCGATTTTCGCGATGCCTTTTACATCGCCACATCGGGCGGCGGCATCGCGCTCGATCTGCCTGTGGGGCAGTTCGCGCCCGGCTATCAATTCGACGCCGTGCTCATCGACACCGAAGCAGAGAAAGGCACCGTCCGGCTGTTCGAAGACCGCGATGAGGGCGAAGGCATCCTACAGAAAATCATCTACACAGCATCGAAACCAAACCTTACGACCACCTGGGTCGGCGGCCGCAAGGTCTAG
- a CDS encoding FdhF/YdeP family oxidoreductase, translating to MVQKREVPGIRPYSGPAGGWGALKATAKAVREQMDVTEAPLLLFRTNKPDGFDCPGCAWPDKEHTSTFQFCENGAKAVTWEATNKRVTPEFFAQHTVTELLQWSDYDLENAGRLTHPLAYDRATDTYQPIEWEAAFTRIGEVMRSMPDPDMVEFYTSGRASNEAAFLFQLYAREYGTNNFPDCSNMCHEATSTGLPNSIGIGKGTVSLDDFDHCDLIISMGHNPGTNHPRMMGTLHECSKRGVPIIVFNPLKERALERFADPQSPVEMATLGSTRIASSYYQVKIGGDAAALKGIMKAVLVLAETQPDAIDRAFIDEHSNGFEALAADLKQTEWADIERVSGLTRDDLERVADAYVKSKATIIPYGMGITQHAKGTYNVQQIANLLLLRGNFGKPGAGICPLRGHSNVQGDRTVGITEKPNAALLAGIERAFGFKPPEHHGHDAVAGMQAMAEGRSKVLLSLGGNLAIALPDPELCAEAMRKLDLAVHMNTKLNRSNLLIGKESIILPVLGRTEVDIQASGPQSVTIEDSMSMVHASRGKLKPASDELRSEPAIVAAMAQATLPNSKVEWMHLVDDYDRIRDKIEIVFPDFERYNERIRVPGGFRLPIGPTERIWKTPSGKAEFLLFPGLNEDKELADASILKLATIRSHDQYNTTIYGLDDRYRGVFGRRDVLFMNDGDLAANGLEHGDLVEISTALPSGGKRQMKLTAISYDIARGSVAAYYPEANCLIPIDYQDKQSGTPSYKSLPVRITKAA from the coding sequence ATGGTGCAGAAACGTGAAGTCCCGGGTATTCGTCCCTATAGCGGCCCCGCCGGCGGTTGGGGTGCGCTTAAAGCCACCGCGAAAGCCGTCCGCGAGCAGATGGATGTAACCGAAGCGCCGCTGCTGCTGTTTCGCACCAACAAGCCGGATGGTTTCGATTGCCCCGGCTGCGCCTGGCCCGACAAGGAACATACCTCGACCTTCCAGTTCTGCGAAAACGGCGCCAAGGCCGTGACCTGGGAAGCGACGAACAAGCGCGTGACGCCCGAATTCTTCGCCCAGCATACCGTGACCGAGCTGCTCCAGTGGAGCGACTACGATCTGGAGAATGCCGGCCGGTTGACGCATCCGCTAGCCTATGATCGCGCAACCGACACATACCAGCCGATCGAATGGGAGGCAGCCTTTACCCGGATCGGCGAAGTCATGCGCAGTATGCCCGATCCGGACATGGTGGAGTTCTACACCTCCGGCCGGGCCTCCAACGAGGCCGCCTTCCTGTTCCAGCTTTATGCACGCGAATACGGCACCAACAACTTCCCCGATTGCTCCAACATGTGCCACGAGGCGACGAGCACCGGCCTGCCGAATTCGATCGGCATCGGCAAGGGCACGGTGTCGCTCGACGATTTCGACCATTGCGACCTGATCATCTCGATGGGCCATAACCCCGGCACCAACCATCCGCGCATGATGGGGACGCTGCATGAATGTTCGAAGCGCGGCGTGCCGATCATCGTCTTCAATCCGCTGAAGGAGCGGGCGCTCGAGCGCTTCGCCGATCCGCAGAGCCCGGTCGAGATGGCCACACTCGGTTCGACACGGATCGCCTCCTCCTATTATCAGGTGAAGATCGGCGGTGACGCGGCGGCACTCAAGGGCATCATGAAGGCGGTACTGGTACTGGCGGAGACACAGCCGGATGCGATCGATCGCGCCTTCATCGACGAACACTCCAATGGCTTCGAAGCGCTCGCCGCCGATCTCAAGCAAACCGAGTGGGCGGATATCGAGCGCGTCTCCGGCCTGACACGCGACGATCTCGAACGGGTGGCCGACGCCTACGTCAAATCCAAGGCGACGATCATTCCCTACGGCATGGGCATTACCCAGCATGCCAAGGGAACCTACAATGTGCAGCAGATCGCTAATCTGTTGCTGCTGCGCGGCAATTTCGGCAAGCCGGGCGCCGGCATCTGCCCGCTGCGTGGCCATTCCAACGTTCAGGGCGACCGCACGGTCGGGATCACCGAAAAACCCAACGCGGCGCTGCTGGCCGGCATCGAGCGCGCTTTCGGCTTCAAGCCACCGGAACATCATGGGCATGACGCGGTTGCCGGCATGCAGGCCATGGCGGAGGGTCGCTCGAAGGTGCTGTTGAGCCTCGGCGGCAATCTCGCCATCGCGCTTCCCGATCCAGAGCTCTGCGCCGAAGCTATGCGCAAGCTCGATCTCGCTGTTCATATGAACACTAAGCTCAACCGCTCGAACCTGCTGATCGGCAAGGAATCAATCATCCTGCCGGTGCTTGGGCGCACCGAAGTGGACATCCAGGCTTCCGGCCCGCAATCGGTGACGATCGAAGATTCCATGTCGATGGTGCATGCATCGCGCGGCAAGCTGAAACCCGCTTCGGATGAGTTGCGATCGGAGCCGGCGATCGTTGCCGCCATGGCGCAGGCGACATTGCCCAATAGCAAGGTCGAGTGGATGCATCTGGTCGACGACTACGACCGTATCCGTGACAAGATCGAAATCGTCTTCCCCGATTTCGAGCGCTACAATGAGCGTATTCGCGTGCCCGGCGGCTTCCGCCTGCCGATCGGACCGACCGAGCGCATCTGGAAGACGCCGTCGGGCAAGGCCGAGTTCCTGTTGTTTCCGGGCCTCAACGAGGACAAGGAACTTGCCGATGCGAGCATTCTGAAGCTCGCGACCATTCGCAGTCATGACCAGTACAATACGACGATCTATGGCCTTGACGATCGCTATCGCGGTGTGTTCGGCCGCCGCGACGTGTTGTTCATGAATGATGGGGATCTGGCGGCGAACGGCTTGGAACACGGCGATCTCGTCGAGATCTCGACGGCTTTGCCCTCCGGTGGCAAGCGACAGATGAAGCTGACGGCGATTTCCTACGATATCGCTCGGGGCTCTGTCGCCGCCTATTATCCGGAGGCGAATTGCCTGATCCCGATCGACTATCAGGACAAGCAAAGCGGCACGCCATCCTATAAGTCGCTGCCGGTGCGTATCACCAAGGCAGCATAG
- a CDS encoding lytic transglycosylase domain-containing protein, producing the protein MAGRQLRPGFVRKTVGFVVAFGVLLSAVVPARAQPEWSVAPPFCISGPFITDTGETLCIRKESYNRDLCGAIDYFAQANKLPPDYLARLIWRESMFRPDAISPKGAQGIAQFMPGTARLRGVRDSYDLLEALGKAAVYLDELRGRFGNLGFAAAAYNAGENGLANFLNSGSLPYETRSYVAAITAYTVEQWKDDPPEIAAPELDKGKPFLEACMALAGTRRLKQVALQQERPWAPWGVQLAEHFQPAVARSLFSQDVSKLSAPLNKEKPLIVRQRNGSFGFRVRYAARIGRETRVEAEQVCAQIRQQGGSCLVFKN; encoded by the coding sequence ATGGCAGGCAGACAGCTTCGGCCCGGCTTTGTCAGAAAGACCGTAGGCTTCGTTGTTGCGTTCGGCGTCTTGCTGTCTGCCGTTGTTCCCGCAAGGGCGCAACCCGAATGGAGCGTGGCGCCGCCATTCTGCATCTCCGGACCGTTCATCACCGATACCGGCGAAACGCTCTGTATCCGCAAGGAAAGCTACAATCGTGATCTCTGCGGGGCGATCGACTATTTCGCCCAGGCCAACAAGCTTCCGCCAGACTATCTCGCCCGGCTGATCTGGCGGGAGAGTATGTTTCGGCCCGATGCCATCAGCCCGAAGGGCGCACAGGGCATTGCCCAGTTTATGCCGGGAACGGCGAGATTGCGCGGCGTTCGCGACAGCTACGATCTCTTGGAAGCGCTGGGCAAGGCGGCCGTCTATCTCGATGAATTGCGGGGCCGTTTCGGTAATCTGGGGTTTGCGGCCGCAGCCTATAATGCCGGCGAAAATGGTCTGGCGAATTTTCTCAATTCCGGCAGCCTTCCCTATGAGACGCGCAGCTACGTGGCGGCGATCACCGCCTATACGGTCGAGCAATGGAAGGATGATCCTCCTGAGATCGCCGCGCCGGAACTCGACAAGGGCAAACCCTTTCTGGAGGCCTGCATGGCGCTCGCCGGCACGCGCCGGCTGAAGCAGGTTGCATTGCAGCAGGAGCGTCCTTGGGCACCTTGGGGCGTACAGCTTGCAGAGCATTTTCAGCCCGCCGTTGCCCGCAGCCTCTTTTCGCAGGATGTCAGCAAGCTTTCCGCGCCGCTTAACAAGGAGAAACCGCTCATCGTGCGCCAGCGCAACGGCAGCTTCGGCTTTCGCGTCCGCTACGCCGCTCGCATCGGCCGGGAAACGCGTGTGGAAGCGGAACAGGTTTGCGCCCAAATCCGTCAACAGGGCGGCAGCTGTCTGGTTTTCAAGAACTGA